A genomic window from Lotus japonicus ecotype B-129 chromosome 1, LjGifu_v1.2 includes:
- the LOC130715460 gene encoding mini zinc finger protein 3-like, producing the protein MRKNKVVETRRQEPTTVSKTTVQDLVCLKNHAVDHGPPIFDGCQEFMASGEHGAAALTCAASGCQRGYHKKLVHVEVNLGDSGCSHESSTSGG; encoded by the coding sequence ATGAGGAAGAATAAAGTGGTAGAGACTAGACGGCAGGAACCCACAACTGTGAGCAAGACAACTGTTCAAGATTTGGTGTGTCTGAAGAATCACGCTGTCGATCATGGACCACCTATATTTGATGGATGTCAAGAATTTATGGCTAGCGGAGAACACGGAGCCGCTGCTCTGACATGTGCAGCTTCTGGATGCCAAAGGGGGTACCACAAGAAACTTGTACATGTTGAAGTGAATCTGGGTGACAGtggttgttctcatgaatcatCAACAAGTGGAGGTTGA